In Corallococcus exiguus, the sequence ACGAAACCAAGCAACACGAAGTCTTCCGGCTTCGGCACTGGCAATTGAGCGTCCGTCTTACAGGCCGTGTTCGGAGGCTCCGGGCGCTGCACGTCAATCAGTGCGTCAACGTCGCTCGGGTCTGTCATGAGCACGAAGGCGGCCCGGGTGGGCGCTCGGCCGTCAGCGAAGAAGACCCCGATCTCCTGACGCTCGCCTTCGGTGAGATTGGCCACAGGCTGAACGATGATTGAGCGCTCGCCCGCATCCAGGACACGGATCCGCGACTCGTCGAATGTGAGGGTCTTCCGCTGGATCGGCGCAGAGAACAGGAACAGCGTCCGGGCGCCCCCCGCGACATGGACGACGGGCAGTGGTTCGGCGGGCGTGCTGGCGACGGTGACGGGACGTTCCCGCCTGACGCGCGCCCCCGGTGCCGGCTCAGCCCCCGCAGCAACTCCCGAGACGAGCGCGAACGCTAGAGCCAATCTGAACGGTTGGAGCAATGGTGCATGACCTCCCGAGGGGGAAGGCTACCATCGCGAGGGCCCGCGCAGTGGGACCATTTACCACGGCCACCGGCAGGAGCAGCGCGGCGCTCGGCCCGGAGGAACGCCCCACCAACGAGCATCTCGCTCCGACGCAACCGTGAGCCGCGTCGGGGCGAGTCCAGCGACTGCGGCGGGCCGTTCAGACCTCTTCGAACTTCACCCCCAAGGTGCCGCTTGTCTCCAGGGCATCCTTGATCTCTTCGTCGACGATGATGGGAATACTATACCCCCAAAGCCTGAACACCCGGGCACTTCCAACCTTTGATTTATCGATCCGAAGCCCCATGACAGATCGATACTGACCTGCCTTCTCGGGCATCACATCGTCATCGGTAAAATACTGCACCGACCTACAGGCAGCATCATCAACACAGCGTATCTCGCGCTGCACATTGAGCAGATGAAACGGCTTGGCTTCGCCTACCACCTCAACGGGAAAGAGCTGCACGTCGTCGGAGGCCATCTCACGAAACACTGACGCAGCCCGCGCACCGACAATGGGCGTGAGCCCCACCCCGGCAAAATCAACATCCAAAGGCGCACCGGAGCGATACACTGGAACACACAGCTTCTCGCGAAGCTCGATAGGCCGCCCTCGCCTAAACTGCCAAATATCGTCGATCTCCTTTCCCTGAGTATCTGTAGGGTCGCCTAGATACCATCGTCCTTTTACATAAACATCAATCGTCAAGCTGAAAAAGCGACGTTCCATGATTTACTCCCGAGCCGCCCCTGCAATGAGCTTCCGCAGATCCGACCCCTCACTTACGAGGTCCCTCGCGATCTTGGCAAGTTCCGCAACTAGGGCAATCCTGCACTGCGCGACTCCCTTGCAGTCCTGCGTTGCCAGATTGACTCGGT encodes:
- a CDS encoding DUF2381 family protein, with product MLQPFRLALAFALVSGVAAGAEPAPGARVRRERPVTVASTPAEPLPVVHVAGGARTLFLFSAPIQRKTLTFDESRIRVLDAGERSIIVQPVANLTEGERQEIGVFFADGRAPTRAAFVLMTDPSDVDALIDVQRPEPPNTACKTDAQLPVPKPEDFVLLGFVDGQGVTTSSIKGKKDFAQGFASVNPTSYRGKGWILVDVWIWNESDRPAWTPREATFTRRVGMPLRARIVTDRKGAIPPGESGRVLAVAEIQESDASLVFTLDLRGDGGRNLTIPDVRFPKPGAGGPP
- a CDS encoding imm11 family protein; translated protein: MERRFFSLTIDVYVKGRWYLGDPTDTQGKEIDDIWQFRRGRPIELREKLCVPVYRSGAPLDVDFAGVGLTPIVGARAASVFREMASDDVQLFPVEVVGEAKPFHLLNVQREIRCVDDAACRSVQYFTDDDVMPEKAGQYRSVMGLRIDKSKVGSARVFRLWGYSIPIIVDEEIKDALETSGTLGVKFEEV